A genomic stretch from Glaciecola nitratireducens FR1064 includes:
- a CDS encoding class GN sortase — MRQTKEGSIFERTFNQSIKLKTMMSLALFAFALFLIIDGFYIKAKAQYAQYLIADSWDHYMKTGELRKPWPWADTYPVAKLEMYQKTQYVLAGASGRNLAFGPSHMLQTAALGRRGNAAIAGHRDTHFDVLKQAKTGDLIYLTSRNSSTPRTGLESEGEHTNYLKQAYRVKSIEIVDQHNLDVLNNTGGASSITLITCYPFDSMEPNPALRYVVKAQLI, encoded by the coding sequence ATGAGACAAACTAAAGAAGGCTCTATTTTTGAACGCACGTTTAATCAGAGCATCAAACTAAAAACAATGATGAGCTTAGCGCTTTTTGCCTTTGCCCTATTTCTTATTATTGATGGATTTTACATAAAGGCTAAGGCGCAATATGCACAGTACTTAATTGCGGATTCGTGGGACCATTATATGAAAACCGGAGAACTAAGAAAACCGTGGCCATGGGCTGATACTTATCCTGTTGCTAAACTTGAGATGTACCAAAAAACACAATATGTATTGGCAGGGGCAAGTGGACGTAATTTAGCATTTGGTCCATCGCACATGTTGCAAACTGCAGCGTTAGGAAGACGCGGAAACGCAGCAATCGCGGGTCATCGTGATACTCACTTTGACGTGTTGAAACAGGCCAAAACAGGCGACCTCATTTACTTAACGAGCCGCAACTCCAGCACCCCACGAACCGGTTTAGAAAGCGAGGGCGAGCATACAAACTATTTAAAACAAGCTTATCGTGTAAAAAGTATCGAGATTGTCGACCAACACAACCTAGATGTTTTGAACAATACAGGAGGCGCATCAAGCATTACTTTAATTACCTGCTACCCGTTTGACAGCATGGAACCCAACCCTGCATTACGGTATGTCGTCAAAGCTCAATTAATATAG
- the pdsR gene encoding proteobacterial dedicated sortase system response regulator, with the protein MSKQIALVEDDRALRDNYVSALSKQGYEVKAYANRQQAELAFAKQLPDLAIVDIGLEDEIDGGFAVCQTLRSLSKTLPIIFFTARDNDYDTICGLRMGADDYLTKDISLPHLLARIAALFRRTELLNEPQVPSDLIEAGDLVMDAKRMTVKWKGQFIELTVTEFWMLHAIAKYAGHVKSRQQLMDESKMVVDDTTITSHIKRVRKKFVQIDPSFDRVETVYGMGYRWKAEHA; encoded by the coding sequence ATGTCAAAGCAAATTGCTTTAGTTGAAGATGACCGAGCGTTGAGAGATAACTACGTATCCGCGTTATCTAAACAGGGCTACGAAGTGAAAGCCTACGCAAATAGGCAGCAAGCTGAATTGGCCTTTGCAAAACAACTGCCCGATTTAGCTATTGTCGATATTGGTTTGGAAGATGAAATTGATGGGGGCTTTGCAGTATGCCAAACATTGCGCAGCCTCTCGAAAACCCTGCCGATTATTTTTTTTACAGCACGTGATAATGATTACGACACAATATGTGGTTTAAGAATGGGCGCGGATGATTATTTGACAAAAGATATTAGCTTGCCGCATTTATTGGCGCGCATAGCGGCCCTATTCAGACGCACTGAATTATTGAATGAACCTCAAGTTCCCTCAGACCTCATTGAGGCTGGAGATTTAGTCATGGACGCCAAGCGCATGACCGTGAAGTGGAAAGGACAGTTTATTGAACTCACTGTGACCGAATTTTGGATGCTACATGCGATTGCAAAATATGCTGGGCACGTAAAAAGTCGACAGCAGTTAATGGATGAGTCCAAGATGGTGGTCGACGATACAACCATTACGTCACATATTAAACGCGTGAGAAAAAAATTCGTACAAATCGACCCTAGCTTTGATCGTGTCGAAACCGTCTACGGCATGGGCTATCGCTGGAAAGCAGAGCATGCATGA
- the pdsO gene encoding sortase-associated OmpA-like protein PdsO has translation MKTAFNKITLAIAFTGLMSASAFSVAGSRSDEQLATPSAQEIKSKEDQNNAVGFGTGVVLGAVVAGPVGAVVAGLFGILIADDVNDKNRLTQTKNALENALDSTNQELVALQRDYQQSITSANQQIAAMDSAMSQAMQQVTPSLEANIQFKTASFIVEDHYKSQLDGLASELRKNPKLKIELSGFADQRGESTYNQVLSEQRAKAVKDYLVSQFVNDNQIITQSFGESELVSESDSFEDNFFDRRVLLKVSNKPVDMTAANN, from the coding sequence ATGAAAACAGCATTTAATAAAATTACCTTAGCTATCGCATTTACAGGCTTAATGAGTGCTTCAGCTTTTTCAGTTGCGGGCTCTCGTTCAGATGAACAATTAGCAACACCAAGCGCCCAAGAAATAAAAAGCAAAGAAGACCAAAACAACGCAGTAGGTTTCGGCACGGGAGTTGTGCTTGGTGCCGTTGTTGCCGGCCCTGTCGGTGCTGTTGTTGCGGGTCTATTTGGCATATTGATTGCCGATGATGTGAATGACAAAAACCGTTTAACGCAAACAAAAAATGCATTAGAAAATGCATTAGACAGCACTAATCAGGAGCTGGTTGCGCTACAGCGGGATTATCAGCAATCGATTACCTCGGCAAATCAACAAATTGCAGCAATGGACAGCGCGATGAGTCAAGCAATGCAGCAAGTTACGCCAAGTCTTGAAGCAAATATTCAATTTAAAACTGCCTCATTTATCGTTGAAGACCATTACAAGTCGCAGCTTGATGGTTTAGCGAGTGAATTACGAAAGAATCCAAAATTGAAAATTGAGCTTTCTGGTTTTGCAGATCAGCGCGGTGAATCGACATACAACCAAGTGCTTTCAGAACAGCGGGCCAAGGCGGTTAAGGATTATTTGGTAAGCCAATTTGTGAATGACAATCAGATTATTACACAGTCATTTGGTGAGTCAGAATTGGTGAGTGAAAGCGATAGCTTTGAAGACAACTTTTTTGACCGTCGCGTGTTGTTGAAAGTCAGTAATAAACCAGTCGATATGACCGCTGCAAACAACTAG
- a CDS encoding ATP-binding protein — MNKWRIGLRVKLLFFSSFLFAIPYLGYQYVWELESYLRIGQEQTMVGTARAVATALHERPKLFDGQSSFVGNVRPGTDLYAHSMDYPIQLDGDASDWDQYQAFKLNYAEQNLVQIQQAYRPQSLSFKHMIGRYENFLYALFEVVDDSLIYRARNSLRIDRNDYLQVAMTDINGEFERYLVAPMQSGWVNAYLLQSDTQSIQPERLETKIQGYWQQTEMGYTIELRLPVSMMSSKIAFAITDVDDPQTRFSKYTVGTSDPSNKDALGTILIPSPDIESILKGLQYANARVWVIDKHMRVLAKSGEIQSSSGLQTQGSEEQRIFTDESGKNSGIEPSRYASLEAEHLVVNSYDVTLLQDESDQNSTGSQAENQIDVKQTGWWQYIENEWLLPVYYKILTKPPADFVDDLENAYALQGKDIEQALGGVPSSLWRLSADKKAVILSAAHPIYIDEQVMGAVVVEQTTNGIRTLRNQALEKQFHFILSVIVLGTLALFLLASRISWRIRKLRNETESAIDSSGKIVGEIKASVTNDEIGDLSRTFNSVLSKLSQYNSYLENMASRLSHELRTPVAIVNSSLDNLSLEQHSSDNQVYIDRAKEGIARLSKILSNMSEATRLEQAIQRSDIEEFYLDEVLDGCSQGYRMAYPERQFSLDLKLKKLMISGSPELLAQMLDKIVANALEFSPDDSAIKIALTGNSSAYKIHVSNQGPLLPKNMQKELLDSMISVRKEQNTEQPHLGLGLYVAKMIALFHHADISIDNQTDGSGVVVTISFKSR; from the coding sequence ATGAATAAATGGCGCATTGGCTTACGCGTTAAGCTGCTTTTTTTCTCATCATTTCTATTCGCCATTCCGTATTTAGGCTATCAATATGTATGGGAATTAGAAAGCTATTTGCGCATAGGTCAAGAACAAACCATGGTCGGCACCGCCCGTGCAGTAGCGACAGCTTTGCATGAACGACCCAAACTTTTCGATGGGCAGTCTTCCTTTGTTGGTAACGTGCGGCCGGGGACAGACTTGTATGCCCACAGCATGGATTATCCTATTCAACTTGACGGTGATGCATCCGATTGGGACCAATATCAAGCTTTTAAACTCAATTATGCCGAGCAAAATCTCGTGCAAATTCAGCAAGCTTATCGTCCTCAAAGCCTTTCGTTTAAACACATGATTGGTCGTTATGAGAACTTTTTATATGCGTTATTTGAAGTAGTTGACGACAGCTTGATTTACCGAGCTCGCAATAGTTTACGCATCGACCGCAACGATTATTTGCAGGTGGCGATGACCGACATTAATGGTGAATTCGAGCGTTACCTCGTTGCGCCCATGCAGTCCGGCTGGGTTAATGCATACCTGCTTCAGTCTGATACACAGAGTATTCAACCCGAGCGCTTAGAAACTAAAATTCAAGGCTACTGGCAGCAAACGGAAATGGGCTATACGATAGAACTGCGCTTACCCGTTAGCATGATGTCGAGTAAAATTGCATTCGCGATCACCGACGTTGACGACCCGCAGACGCGCTTTTCCAAATACACGGTTGGAACCTCCGATCCGTCGAATAAAGACGCCTTGGGCACCATACTCATTCCGTCGCCAGATATTGAAAGTATACTGAAAGGATTGCAGTACGCGAATGCAAGAGTTTGGGTAATTGATAAACACATGCGCGTGTTAGCTAAGTCTGGCGAGATACAAAGTTCAAGTGGACTGCAAACTCAGGGCAGCGAAGAACAACGCATTTTTACTGATGAAAGTGGCAAAAATAGTGGAATTGAACCTAGTCGTTATGCTTCACTCGAAGCTGAACACCTTGTTGTTAATAGCTATGATGTTACGTTACTACAAGATGAATCAGACCAAAATAGCACTGGTTCACAAGCCGAAAATCAAATTGATGTTAAACAAACAGGCTGGTGGCAATATATTGAAAATGAATGGCTGCTTCCTGTTTACTATAAAATTCTCACTAAACCGCCCGCCGACTTTGTAGACGATCTCGAAAATGCCTATGCGCTGCAGGGGAAGGATATCGAACAGGCGCTCGGTGGCGTGCCGAGTTCGTTGTGGCGTTTAAGTGCAGATAAAAAAGCAGTCATTTTATCGGCCGCACATCCTATTTACATTGATGAGCAGGTAATGGGGGCCGTCGTTGTCGAACAAACGACAAATGGAATAAGAACGCTTCGAAATCAAGCCTTAGAAAAACAGTTTCATTTCATTTTGAGCGTGATTGTTTTAGGCACGCTTGCCTTATTTTTATTAGCATCACGTATTTCATGGCGAATTCGAAAACTTAGAAACGAAACAGAAAGTGCTATCGACAGTTCCGGTAAAATAGTCGGTGAAATTAAAGCGTCGGTAACGAATGATGAAATTGGCGATCTGAGCCGAACCTTCAACAGCGTGTTGTCAAAACTAAGTCAATATAATAGCTATTTAGAAAATATGGCGTCGCGTTTGTCGCACGAATTAAGAACTCCCGTAGCGATTGTTAACTCGTCACTAGACAATTTGTCGCTTGAGCAACATTCAAGCGACAACCAAGTCTATATTGACAGAGCGAAAGAGGGGATTGCGAGGTTAAGCAAAATACTGAGTAATATGAGTGAAGCAACTCGGCTAGAACAAGCTATTCAGCGCAGCGATATCGAGGAGTTTTACCTTGACGAAGTATTAGATGGGTGTTCGCAAGGGTATCGAATGGCCTACCCTGAAAGACAGTTTTCACTTGATTTGAAGCTAAAGAAGTTGATGATATCCGGTTCGCCCGAGCTCCTCGCTCAAATGTTAGACAAGATTGTCGCAAATGCGCTTGAATTTAGTCCTGATGACTCGGCAATAAAAATTGCTTTAACGGGGAACTCAAGTGCCTACAAAATTCACGTTAGTAATCAGGGACCATTGTTACCAAAAAATATGCAAAAAGAACTTTTAGACTCCATGATATCTGTTCGCAAGGAACAAAACACAGAGCAACCACATTTAGGTCTAGGTTTGTATGTTGCTAAAATGATTGCACTTTTTCATCATGCCGACATTAGTATCGACAATCAAACCGATGGTTCGGGCGTTGTCGTCACAATAAGTTTTAAATCCCGCTAA
- a CDS encoding marine proteobacterial sortase target protein, which yields MASLHRFIIAVSAVTVVGVIQAVVPDFPSRLLLSNEESLGWPALSGSSLSASAQPNRINIENVNVERANFTVNNPYQETQSGQLYFQAVFDNKDQSPPNRKNHASANSAFILSDNLQTDVKIAVTGMIARATVTQTFTNPSNEWVNGLYVFPLPENAAVDHLMIQIDERKIEGQIKEKQEAKQLFEQAKLAGKKASLIEQKRPNLFTNNIANIGPGETIIISLEYQQTLQYSNGSYSLRFPLGITPKYMPTNTDAAITSANEEQAELALLSSSGNTQMSGLAISNNMQDLASAPAYSENINISVVLNTGTQLQGIESEHHSIYTSILGNNKYLVTLDGSQVKMYDFVLNWQPELGSKPTSAHFTQFVNGNEYGLIVLYPPLPDEPLYLDREVIFVLDTSGSMSGKAIEQAKQALAYAIDDLSTRDKFNIIEFNSNAEILWRQAKFADQENKAVAFEFISELSANGGTEMRQALTMALRSEADPELFKQILFITDGSVSNESDLMTLIEENLGPARLFTIGIGSAPNSYFMTEAAKSGKGTFTFIGDTRLVEEKMAQLLGKINAPALTDIKLNLKGIQQYQQFEMYPNVISDLYSSEPLVITYKQPITDNTDSPLQHTSEPMLVGNFNHSSWHFTPKTTFSSKTAKTVDLTNSSFEKSLAAKQLAKPEFALQEKAKGINVVWAREKISQLTRDKRNAATLNKKARFHRVGANSLSPRIESHNSEELVKEALIQEITSTALEHHIVSEYTSLLAVDITPSKPSFIESDGDNSDALSAEQQATREVTKHALQLRNIKAAQSHQAFALPQTATNAHLSILTGMLLLLLSLLINALKVPFLTKS from the coding sequence ATGGCATCACTTCATCGCTTCATTATTGCTGTGTCCGCAGTTACTGTCGTTGGTGTTATTCAGGCTGTAGTACCTGATTTTCCTAGTCGACTGCTACTAAGCAATGAGGAGAGTTTAGGCTGGCCAGCATTGTCAGGCTCATCGCTATCTGCGTCTGCGCAACCCAACCGCATCAACATTGAGAATGTCAATGTCGAGCGCGCCAATTTTACCGTAAATAATCCTTATCAAGAGACGCAATCAGGGCAACTTTATTTTCAGGCGGTTTTTGACAATAAAGACCAAAGCCCTCCCAATAGAAAAAACCACGCAAGCGCTAATTCCGCCTTTATTTTAAGTGATAATCTGCAAACCGACGTAAAAATTGCCGTCACAGGTATGATTGCTAGAGCCACTGTCACTCAAACTTTCACTAACCCAAGTAATGAATGGGTAAATGGCCTCTATGTATTTCCGCTACCTGAAAACGCGGCTGTCGATCATTTAATGATTCAAATAGACGAGCGAAAAATTGAAGGACAGATAAAAGAGAAACAGGAGGCGAAACAGCTTTTTGAACAAGCAAAGCTGGCAGGTAAGAAAGCCAGCTTAATTGAACAAAAGCGGCCTAACCTCTTCACCAATAACATTGCAAACATCGGCCCCGGTGAAACGATTATAATTAGTCTTGAGTACCAACAAACCTTGCAATATTCGAACGGTAGCTATTCATTGCGTTTTCCTTTAGGCATTACACCCAAATACATGCCAACAAACACTGATGCAGCGATAACGAGCGCGAATGAGGAGCAGGCAGAACTTGCTTTGCTCAGCAGTTCAGGGAATACGCAGATGTCAGGCTTGGCAATCAGCAACAATATGCAGGACTTAGCCTCAGCGCCTGCATATTCAGAAAACATCAATATCAGTGTCGTGCTTAACACCGGAACACAACTGCAGGGCATAGAAAGTGAGCATCACAGCATTTATACGAGTATCTTGGGGAATAATAAGTACCTCGTTACACTGGATGGAAGTCAGGTGAAAATGTATGACTTTGTATTGAATTGGCAGCCAGAGTTGGGCAGCAAGCCAACCTCAGCTCACTTTACGCAGTTCGTCAACGGCAATGAATATGGCTTGATCGTGCTATATCCGCCATTGCCAGACGAGCCACTTTATCTGGACAGAGAAGTTATCTTTGTGTTGGATACCTCAGGCTCGATGTCCGGTAAAGCGATTGAGCAAGCCAAACAAGCATTGGCTTATGCGATTGATGATTTAAGTACGAGAGACAAATTTAATATTATTGAATTCAATAGCAATGCAGAAATTCTTTGGCGCCAAGCAAAATTTGCAGACCAAGAAAACAAAGCCGTTGCATTTGAGTTTATCTCAGAGTTGAGCGCGAATGGCGGAACAGAAATGCGTCAAGCACTGACTATGGCTTTACGAAGTGAAGCTGATCCGGAGCTTTTCAAACAAATTCTGTTTATCACAGACGGCAGTGTCAGCAATGAATCCGATTTAATGACGCTCATTGAGGAAAATTTGGGACCAGCGAGACTATTTACCATTGGCATAGGCTCTGCTCCAAACAGCTATTTCATGACCGAAGCAGCAAAAAGTGGCAAAGGCACTTTTACCTTTATCGGTGACACTAGGCTCGTTGAGGAAAAAATGGCGCAGCTACTCGGCAAAATCAATGCACCAGCATTGACCGACATCAAACTGAACTTAAAAGGTATTCAGCAATATCAACAGTTTGAGATGTACCCGAACGTCATCTCTGATTTATATAGCAGCGAACCATTAGTAATTACTTACAAACAGCCTATAACTGACAATACAGATTCACCGCTGCAACACACAAGTGAGCCAATGTTAGTTGGCAACTTTAATCATTCTTCATGGCATTTTACACCCAAAACGACATTCAGCAGCAAAACAGCCAAGACAGTAGATTTAACTAACAGCAGTTTCGAAAAAAGCTTGGCTGCGAAGCAATTGGCTAAACCTGAGTTTGCTCTGCAAGAAAAAGCAAAAGGCATCAATGTAGTGTGGGCCAGAGAAAAAATTTCTCAATTAACGAGAGACAAGCGCAATGCTGCCACGCTAAATAAAAAGGCACGTTTTCACAGAGTGGGTGCCAATAGTCTCAGCCCTCGTATAGAAAGCCATAACAGCGAAGAATTAGTAAAAGAAGCGCTCATTCAAGAGATAACATCAACCGCTCTTGAGCATCACATTGTTAGTGAGTATACGAGCTTGCTGGCCGTTGACATCACGCCAAGTAAACCTTCATTCATAGAGAGTGATGGCGACAATAGTGATGCCTTAAGCGCTGAGCAGCAAGCAACGCGAGAAGTAACAAAACATGCTCTGCAGTTACGAAACATAAAGGCAGCTCAATCACATCAGGCATTTGCCCTACCGCAAACGGCTACGAATGCGCATTTGAGTATCCTTACCGGAATGCTATTACTGCTTCTCAGTTTACTCATCAATGCACTGAAAGTTCCTTTTTTGACGAAAAGCTAA
- a CDS encoding EAL domain-containing protein, producing the protein MLIKSLRTEIAILAFTSILSVSTLILWFAIDSYETLYQQTASNDLNGLSENVAIDLIASIDEQDNFKIDSTLLQLEQYDNVRFAAVFDENGSILNDYLGNALRRNKTPDEIIALPQINYQDYFQYPLGMTKVGGIILAKKRIGDIQSSLGYLIIANDLSEPLLVSKKNLLWSILPWAILTIFANVVLIIVFQNRTLKPLIQLATFLRKVKDTRNYSLVATVNGKREISVVTEGLNSMMKEINTEIEKNKQQNHLLTEQQEEMEKLANFDTLTGLPNRQFFMQSLETALVKAKTMHSDAVLMFFDLDGFKLVNDSFGHETGDRLLRAIARKIVDIIGPEHVVARLGGDEFLVLLEGKYSDDYLQATASRFIKGISEPVDIEQWNLQVGTSVGVARASASDFNVTELVANADIAMYRAKADGRHRFTLFSQDMIEISRRRLRIANAINNSLNANEFTLFYQPKVDVHQKIIGYEALVRWSNDELGHISPAEFIPIAEQSGKITQITEWVIEQAFKDSHSIFAVRNSITIALNLSIHDLKNPSLINIIYRLMLQYKVKPQQIEFEITESAYLDNFEGANLFIEEIRNMGCSIALDDFGTGYSSLSYLTQIKIDTLKIDKQFVDQIGVSQRSTLVTKTIIEMAKHLDLQVCAEGVETIEQSQLLLDSGCHILQGYYFGMPEPLEIILKKLQ; encoded by the coding sequence ATGCTCATAAAAAGTCTTCGGACTGAAATTGCAATATTGGCTTTCACCTCAATTCTTTCTGTCAGCACTCTTATTCTATGGTTTGCAATTGATTCCTACGAAACCCTATACCAACAAACCGCAAGCAACGATCTCAACGGTTTATCTGAGAACGTCGCCATTGATCTAATCGCAAGCATCGACGAACAAGACAATTTCAAGATCGATAGTACGTTATTGCAGTTAGAACAGTACGACAATGTCCGCTTCGCAGCTGTTTTTGATGAAAACGGTAGCATATTAAATGATTATTTAGGCAACGCCTTAAGGCGCAACAAAACGCCTGATGAAATTATTGCACTACCGCAAATTAACTATCAGGATTACTTTCAATATCCACTGGGCATGACTAAAGTCGGTGGTATTATTTTAGCCAAAAAGCGGATTGGGGACATTCAATCATCATTGGGTTATTTGATTATTGCAAATGACCTATCGGAGCCACTATTAGTCAGTAAAAAGAATTTGCTGTGGTCGATTTTACCTTGGGCCATTTTAACGATATTCGCTAACGTCGTGTTAATTATTGTCTTTCAAAACCGCACGTTGAAACCGCTTATTCAACTGGCAACGTTCTTGCGGAAAGTCAAAGATACTAGGAATTACAGCCTGGTTGCCACTGTTAACGGTAAGCGAGAAATATCTGTTGTGACAGAGGGGCTCAACAGTATGATGAAAGAAATCAATACAGAGATAGAGAAAAACAAACAGCAAAATCACTTACTGACTGAGCAACAAGAAGAGATGGAGAAGCTAGCTAATTTCGATACCTTAACCGGTCTACCAAATCGACAATTCTTCATGCAAAGCTTGGAAACTGCTTTGGTAAAAGCAAAAACTATGCATTCTGATGCTGTATTGATGTTCTTCGACCTAGACGGCTTTAAACTAGTAAACGACTCATTTGGGCATGAAACTGGCGACCGTTTACTACGAGCTATTGCTAGAAAAATCGTGGATATTATCGGGCCTGAACATGTTGTTGCGCGCTTAGGAGGCGATGAGTTTTTGGTGTTATTGGAAGGAAAATATAGCGACGATTATCTGCAGGCAACCGCCAGTAGATTCATCAAAGGAATTTCGGAACCCGTTGATATAGAACAGTGGAATTTGCAGGTAGGCACCAGTGTTGGCGTCGCCAGAGCCAGTGCTTCTGACTTTAACGTGACTGAGTTAGTCGCCAATGCCGACATTGCAATGTACCGTGCTAAAGCAGACGGCCGTCATCGCTTTACCTTATTTAGTCAGGACATGATTGAAATTAGCCGTCGCAGGTTAAGAATAGCAAACGCAATAAATAATTCACTTAACGCGAACGAATTTACCCTTTTTTATCAACCCAAAGTAGATGTTCATCAAAAGATTATTGGCTATGAAGCCCTTGTTAGGTGGTCGAATGATGAGTTAGGACATATATCACCCGCTGAATTTATTCCTATTGCCGAACAAAGCGGAAAAATCACGCAGATTACCGAATGGGTAATTGAACAGGCGTTTAAGGACTCGCATTCTATATTTGCAGTTCGTAATTCGATTACCATTGCTCTTAACCTATCTATCCATGATCTCAAGAACCCATCGTTAATAAACATCATCTATCGGCTAATGTTGCAATATAAAGTAAAACCGCAGCAAATTGAGTTTGAAATTACAGAATCGGCCTACTTAGACAACTTTGAAGGTGCTAATCTATTTATTGAAGAAATAAGAAATATGGGCTGCTCTATTGCGCTTGATGACTTTGGCACGGGCTATTCATCACTCAGCTATTTAACACAAATAAAGATAGACACCTTAAAAATAGATAAACAATTTGTTGATCAAATTGGGGTATCACAGCGCAGCACATTGGTGACTAAAACGATAATAGAGATGGCTAAACACTTAGATTTACAGGTGTGTGCCGAAGGGGTTGAAACGATTGAGCAAAGCCAACTGCTGTTAGACAGCGGATGCCACATTTTACAAGGGTATTACTTTGGTATGCCGGAGCCTTTGGAAATCATCTTAAAAAAGCTCCAATGA